The DNA segment CTTGAGAACGTCGTAGGCCTCGTTGATCGTCTTCAGCTTATCTTCGGCGACCTTGTCACCGCCGGTCTTGTCGGGGTGATACTTGTGGGCCAGCTTCAGATACGCTTTGCGGATCTCCTCGGTGGTCGCCGTGCGGGGCACCCCGAGCATCTCGTAATAATCCTGTTTTTGCGCCATGGGCATAGTTTACCAATTCCGTCTTAATCGCAGCCAGCGAGGTTTCAGGCTCACCGCAGTTCGCGGATGGTGCAACGCCGCGGTCGGCGACCGCGGCGCTGACTGCAATGCTCTAATCATCGTACGCTTCTACAAATTCTCGTCGTCGTTACCCCTATTCGTCACCCCCGCGAAAGCGGGGGTCCATCTTTGCCCTTCGGCAATCGTCATTTCTCAAAGATAGATTCCCGCTTGCGCGGGAATGACGGAATGGGCGTCATTTCCGCAGATTCAAATGCAAATACCGCTGGCTAGCAGTCACTCCTTCTTGTCGTCGTCGACGACGGTGAAGTCTGCGTCGACTGGGCGTTCGCCTTCGTCGGACGCTTTCGCGCCGTCGCCGTGGACCGTCTCCGGACCGGGACTCGCCGACGCCTGCTGTGCTTTCGCGGCCGCTTCGTACATGGCCTGAGCCATCGTGTGCGACGCCTGTTCCAGTTTTTTCACGGCCGATTCGATGGCGGCCACATCGTCGCCTTCGAGGGCTTTGCGCACGTCCGCAATCGCGGCTTCCACGGCGGTCTTGTCGCTCTCGGCGATTTTGTCCGCGTTCTCGCGAAGCATCTTCTCGGTCGAGTAGGCCATCGCGTCGGCGTTGTTGCGCACCTCGATGGTCTTCTTCTTTTCCTGGTCGTCTTTCGCGTGCGCTTCCGCGTCTTTCAACATCTTCTCGATGTCCTGGTCGGACAGGCCGCTCGACGATTCGATGCGAATCTTCTGTTCCTTGCCGGTGGCGAGGTCTTTCGCCGACACGTGCACGATACCGTTGGCATCGATGTCGAAGGTGACTTCGATCTGCGGAACGCCACGCGGCGCGGGCGGAATGCCGATCAAGTCGAACCGGCCCAGCGTGCGGTTGTCCGAGGCCATTTCGCGTTCGCCTTGCAGCACGTGAATCGTCACGGCGGTCTGGCTATCCGACGCGGTCGAGAAGATCTGCCGCTTCGTGACAGGGATCGTGGTGTTGCGCTCGATGAGCTTCGTGCAGATGCCGCCGAGCGTCTCGATGCCGAGCGACAGCGGAGTCACGTCGAGCAGCAACACGTCTTTCACTTCGCCCGACAACACGCCCGCTTGAATCGCTGCGCCAATCGCCACGACTTCGTCGGGGTTCACGCCGCGGTGAGGCTCTTTGTTGAAGAGCGACTTCACGATGTTGCCAACGGCGGGCATGCGCGTCATACCGCCGACAAGGATCACTTCGTCAACGTCGGCCGCTTTGAGGCCGGCGTCTTCCAGCGCGCGGTAGCACGGGGCTTTCGTGCGCTGCAACAGGTCGTCGCAAAGCTGCTCCAGCTTGGCGCGCGTGAGCGTGTAGTTCATGTGCTTCGGACCGGACGCGTCCGCCGTAATGAACGGCAGGTTGATGTCCGTCTGCATCGTCGTCGACAGTTCGCACTTGGCCTTTTCGCCGGCTTCCTTCAAGCGCTGCAATGCCATCGGATCTTTGCGAAGATCGATGCCCTGGTCTTTCAGGAATTCTTCGGCCAGCCAGTCGATCACGCGTTGGTCGAAGT comes from the Candidatus Hydrogenedentota bacterium genome and includes:
- the dnaK gene encoding molecular chaperone DnaK, producing the protein MGKVIGIDLGTTNSCVAVMEGGEPVVIANAEGNRTTPSVVAFTKDGERLVGAVAKRQAITNPQNTVFSIKRFMGRRHSEVGTEEKLVPYKITESSQGDCQVNVQGKTHRPPEISAMILRKMKETAETYLGETVSQAVITVPAYFNDSQRQATKDAGTIAGLEVLRIINEPTAAALAYGLDKKKDEKVAVYDLGGGTFDISILAIGSEGSFEVLSTNGDTHLGGDDFDQRVIDWLAEEFLKDQGIDLRKDPMALQRLKEAGEKAKCELSTTMQTDINLPFITADASGPKHMNYTLTRAKLEQLCDDLLQRTKAPCYRALEDAGLKAADVDEVILVGGMTRMPAVGNIVKSLFNKEPHRGVNPDEVVAIGAAIQAGVLSGEVKDVLLLDVTPLSLGIETLGGICTKLIERNTTIPVTKRQIFSTASDSQTAVTIHVLQGEREMASDNRTLGRFDLIGIPPAPRGVPQIEVTFDIDANGIVHVSAKDLATGKEQKIRIESSSGLSDQDIEKMLKDAEAHAKDDQEKKKTIEVRNNADAMAYSTEKMLRENADKIAESDKTAVEAAIADVRKALEGDDVAAIESAVKKLEQASHTMAQAMYEAAAKAQQASASPGPETVHGDGAKASDEGERPVDADFTVVDDDKKE